GGCGAATATCTGCCAGACCGTTGCGAATCGGAGTCCAAATGGCGATCGCCTTTGGCGTGGGCTTAACACCGCTCGGCACTTTGATAAACAAATCGTCTTTAAAGGCTCGACGCAGCCGATTCAGGGCTTTGCTCACCGCAGGCTGAGTTGTGGAAAGCTTCTCTGCTGCCCTAGTCACATTCAGTTCTGCCATCACCGCATCGAAGACCACCAGCAGATTGAGGTCGATTTCTATTTTGAGCGGCGGGTTCATTGCGTCATGCTTTTTAGTCATAACGTTTATATTAATCATTCATTAGACAGCATAATAGATTCCCCTTACTGTGGAGACATGGGGAAATAAAACAACAAGTAACGCCCCAGCCACAAGCATTTCAGGCAACTTAGGAGATTATTATGTCACTTCAAGGGCAAAATATTGTGATTGTCGGCGGTAGTAGTGGGATCGGGTTTGAAACGGCACGTTTGGCACTTCAGCAAGGCGCAAATGTGACAATCGCCGGACGGTCTGAAGAAAAGCTAGAAAAAGCGAAGTTTCATCTGATTGGGAATGTGTGGACTGTAGTGGCTGATGTGACAGACGAGACATCAGTGAACCAGATTTTTGAGAGACTCGATCAGATCGATCACGTTTTCATTCCGGCAGGTGGATTGAGCATGGGCAAGATTCTCGATACTGACCCGGATGAGTTTCGTCAAGGATTGGAAGAGCGGATTTTTGGCGCTCTTTATGTGGTGAGGGCAGCGGTTCCTAAAATGCCGAAGCATGGTTCGATTACGCTGATTTCTGGAGTCCGTGCCGATCGCCCCATTCCAGGTACAACGATGACCACTGTAGGCGTTGCAGCAGCAGAAGCCCTGACGCGTAGTTTGGCTTTGGAACTGGCTCCCATTCGAGTTAATGCCGTGGCTCCAGGCTGGACAGATACACCGCTGGTCAGCAATGTGTTGGGCGATAACTACGACGCAGTGATTCGTTCCGTTTCTGAAAAAATTCCAGTCAAACGCATTGGTAAATCTGAAGAAGTAGCAGAGGCGGTCATCATGCTAATGAATAACGGCTTCATCAACGGCGAAGTTCTCCACATTGATGGCGGCGAACGCCATGTTTCTGCGGCGTAAGCATTGATGTCATTACAAAACTAATCTCAAAGATACCTTGGAGAAATCTATGTTTCTAATCACTGGTGCAACAGGTAATAATGGACAAGAGATTGTAAAACAACTGGTTGCTGCCGGACAATGCGTGCGGATATTAGTACGCGATCCGCAAAAAGCAGCAGATTTACAGGCTTTGGGTGTTGAAATTGCCACAGGTGATCTTGATCACCCTGACACCCTCGATCGAGCATTCGAGAGTATTGAGAAAGCCTTGCTCTTGCCTGCCAATTCTCTTCAACAAGTTGAACAAGAACAGAATTTCATTGATGCAGCGAAACGCGCTGACACCATGCACATTGTGAAATTCTCGGCAGCAGGTGCGGATAGGAATTCCCCGATTCAGATTCTCAACTGGCATGGTCAAGCAGAACAATATCTGGAGCAATCGGGAATTCCCTTTACCCACCTGCGACCGGTCTTTTTCATGCAAAACCTTCTGCAATTTGCCGCACCAACCCAAAACGAGATTTATCTGCCCTTTGGTGATGCCACTGTAGCGATGGTAGACATTCGCGATATCGCCGCCGTTGTAGTCAAAGCGTTAATCGAACCCGAACACGAGGGCAAGGCTTACACCATTACCGGTGCAGAAGCTCTGACAATGCATCAAGCCGTTGATCGCATTTCCCAAGTACGTGGCAGACCTCTACATTACGTCGCTGTCACCGCTGAGGGATTCAAACAGGGCTTGTTGCAATGGGGACAACCAGAATGGTTAGCAGGTGCCTTGAGCGATCTGTTGGCAAGCGTTGCCGAAGGTAGACAGTCAGCAGTGACCACTGCGATCGCCGATGTCGCCCAAAAACAACCTATCTCATTTGCTCAATTCACTCAAGATTACGCTTCAGCTTTCAAAGGTTAATTCTCAAATAGTAGGTATCCAATCATGACTAAGATCGACAAAACCAAACCCATTGTTTTAGTGCTTGGCTCCACCGGGCAAGTTGGAAAATTAATTGTGGAAGCCTTGAGTTACGACAAGGAAGTTCGCGTTCGCGTGACTTCTCGCAGATCCGAACAGGTTGAAGCACTGCGCCAACGAGGACAGGATGCCGTTTATCTAGATTTAGACGACCCACACACCTTTGCGGGCGCACTGGCGGGAGTCGATCGCCTTTTCTTACTCACAGGCTATACAGTAGCAATGCTCGTGCAGAGCAAAACCTTGATTGACGCGGCGAAAAAAGCAGGCGTACAACACATTGTTCATCTGGGCATTTTTGGCGAGTGGGACTGTACCGATCCGCACTTTGCATGGCATCAGATGATCGAGCGCTACATCGTAGCTAGTGGAATGGCTTGGACGCATCTCCACCCAAACTATTTCATGGAAAATCTGTTGGGAATTGCACCTTTAAAGGACGGTGTGTTTTCGATGTTTTGTGGCGATCGCCGTTTGGGCATGGTTGCTCTCAAGGATGTAGCGGCGGTGGCGGGAACGATATTGCGCGAAGGTTCAACCAAATTTGCGGGTAAGGACTACTGGATGAGTACGGTCGCTTTGAATGGCGCAGAAGCGGCCGTAATCTTGAGCAAGGTACTGCAACAAGAAATCCATTGTGACTACAAACAACCCGAAGACCTAGGAGACCTGTTGATGTCTGGAGATATTCCGGTTGAGCCAAACTATGCTGAGGCGAGTGTGGAGTTTATGCGCCAAGTCATGGATGGTCGGATGGGCTATATCGGCAGCGTCCGCGATGACGTGCAATTTGTTACGGGTAAACCTTCAACATCTTTTGAGCAATGGGCGATTGAGAATCGCGATCGTCTAATTCCAAACAAGTAAGCGATTCAAATTACGGCTGAGGAATAGATCGTGACGATCCTTTATCGCACCATTACTGTGAATGGATGCATAAAGATTGTGAAACCGCTGTATAACAACGCGGTGCAACGGACGGTATACAATTTGTTGGCGGCGATGCAGAGGTAGTCTGCCGCCGCTGACCTTAGCCGTTAATTTTCAACGACACCGAAGCGCACCAAAATACAGAGTGTTGTTTGGCAGAGTTTCCTGTAAGCCATGCAGGGAAAAGGCTATAGGCATCCTAAGCTAGGACTGGAGAATCTATGTAAGCCGCGTGGGAACGCCTCCGATAATCTGGAGGCACTAGAAAAACACCCTCAGAAATCTAGGGAGGCTTGCTATGAAAATCTTGGCAATTGATTTAGGGAAATTCAAGAGTGTGTCGTGTCTTTTGGATACTGAGAACAATCAAACAGAATTTCAAACTATACCAACATTGCGCTGGGCCTTTGAACAGTTACTCAATACAACTCACCCACACCAAGTCGTGTTTGAGACCAGTGCAGTCAGTGGTTGGGTTCATGACTTGTGTCAAAGCTTAGGCTATCGAGTATTGGTTGCGAACCCCAATGCAGATGCTTGGCAATGGCGGAACGTCAAACGAAAAACGGATAAAGATGATGCTCTTAAACTCGCCAAGCTGAGCGCACTAGATCAAATTCAATCTGTTCATATGCCGACTCCAGCAGCTAGACAGTATAAGCGGTTAGTAAAATTCCGTAAGACTATAGTGAGGCAAATCAATCAACTCAAAAATGGAATACGGGCTTTATTCTGCGCTCAAGGGATGACTATGTTGACCGGGGCGAAGGCTTGGACCCTTGAAGGACTTGCAAAATTAGAGAAGCATCGAAAGTCTTTATCAGAATGCAATATGGAAGAATTATGGCGAGGGGAATTAGATGTGGATCTGACGTTGCTTAACACCCTCTCAGAACAGCTAAATCAACTTGAGAAATACTTGACACAACGGGCTAAACAAGAAGAACGAGTGCAACTATTGATGAGTATTCCTGGGGTTGGACGGTGTCTGGCCGAAGTGATTGTCACTTGCTTGGATGATCCTCATCGCTTCCAAAATGCGAGACAAGTCTCATCCTATGCTGGCCTTGTTCCTCGTCAACATCAAAGTGGGCAAACCAATCGGCTAGGGAAGATTTCTAAACGTGGCTCTCGATTATTGCGTTCAACCTTAGTGGAGGCAGCTTGGCTCTCTTTGCAATACAACCCGTGGGCAGTAGAGATTTTTAATCGCATTAGTGGTGGACAAAAAACGCGCAGGAAAACGGCGATTGTGGCAGTGGCAAGAAAACTCCTTGTTCGCTGCTGGGCAATGTTACGGCACAATCAACCTTGGAATCCCATGTTGATGCAACAACTCGTTGAGAAGGCTGCTTAATGTCTGATTTCAATGAAACGCTCGAACCGTAACTTGCAGATCTACATTGTTTGCTAAGACAAATTACTCAATTGGATTTCCCGAGCATGAGCTTGTGATTTCTCATAATCTGCAAAAAGGTTGCTCTGGTGAATGAGCCATGCTCTATATTGTAAAGACTCTTGAGATAATGCAATATGAAGCTTTTCAACCCAAGAAAAGTGAACAGCATTAACAACTCGGATAGTTGGTTAGAAACCAATCTGATACTTTGACTACGCAGACAAAACACCTCGCTAATTCTTGTTCCTCATGGAATGAGCGCTTCAGGCTGAGGAAAAGTAAACAGACTCAGGAGGAAAATCTCTCAAACTATATTGACTCCGTTGGCGGCTTCATAGTTGAGAAATCCAGGTAAACAGGACGGGGAATTCTTGTACTCCTGCTGTTTATTCGCGACACAGCCACTTTTTGAGACCACGCTCTCAAATGAGAGAATTCGTATCTCTATCAGATCGAAGAAAGAAATTCATGCAAGGAGTTGCAGACCTCGAAGTATTATTCAAAGCAGCTTAACGACAACTGAGAGGGGAAATGGGAAGCCTCATGGACTTTTTAGATGATTTGGCTACCCAGATCTGACAATTTCCGATACCCTTCAAACTCATATTTAGAGGATAGCCCAGGATAATTTACAGGTGGGAAATGGCCTGATTTGTTGTGCGAGTGCTACCCATTTTGGGTGACTTTTGAACAGTTCCTAAATATATCATGATTTACACATAAGCTATAGATTGTTTAAGCTTTCCTTGCGGCACAGCCACTAATATTGTTGCGCTTCCATCCCTTGATCAATTGTCTTGTCAATGAATTCGATATCTTCTTGCGATAAATAGTCTAAATGCCCCCCTACTTTGCCTTTCCGTATTAGAAAGCTGTCTGGATCTTTAGTATTTGCCTGTCCAAGGACCGCAGTTTTTAGCTTGTTTTTACTTTCTAGTTTATTTAAATTTTTAAATGAGCAGTATTCTATACTACGATCAACATATTCCTCTGAAATATTTAGTTCGCCGAGAAAGCTCAGGACTTTCATTAGTGTGTCTTTAGGGGCAGTGTGTAGATCTTCATATTGAATAGAAATATACGTTCTAGGTCGATCTTGATTTTGAAGCCAAATATCATAAAACTTAAGTATTTTCAGTACACCGAATTCATCAGATCTAATGAATTCAGAAATCGTACCCTCAAAGTCCTTGCTTCTCTTTGTTGTGTGAAAGTATGAAGACACTAATGTATCTTTGATGTTTCGTTTTATTAGTAAAACTTTCTTCCCATGAAATTTCCGCTTACTTGTTGATAATTTATCGTATTTTAATAGAGCTGAAAAATGTGTCTCGTCATGAGTGAACTTTATTCTTGGTAGACCTATCCCCTTTGTCAATAATTTGGGCGAGAGTATTTCAATCTCTGGCAGATCATACTTTAGTGATAAATATTTTCTGATTAATGATTGAAGCCATGTTCTCCCACTCTTAGGATATGAGACTACATATATGTCTGTAGGACCATAAGTAACATAACGAAAAATACGGAGAGCAATAACTAGAAGTTTATTCATTGTGTTAGAATAGAACAGGTCAAATTAATAGTACTTTCAAAGTTAGCGTTTAAAAGGAAACTGTCAGTAGTGAGTAGCCAAGCCTGCTGAGAGCTGAGCTATTCTGGTAGGCTTGAACATAACCAAGGGTTGTGTTGCAACAACTAATTAGGGTACGAGAAAGCTAGGATTCCCCTGATTTTTTATACAGCTACCCCAAAGATGTCACAAATGAAGTGATTTTGAGACCGAATATCTCCTTTCTCAACACCAACGATCTGCCCCTTGCGAATCGCATTCATCGTCTCATACCCTCTGATTGTTCGCTTGGCACTCCAGAAGTCTTGAAACCCAAGTCCTGCTTTGACTCTAAGTTTCACAAATCTATGATCTTGCTCCAACAGGTTATTCAGGTATTTCACGGGGCGATGTTCACACTCTTCCGATAATTCACCTGATTCTTGCAGTTCCTCAATGGCTCTGGGATAGACCACGTATTTATCTGTGTTAATCACTCGGGGAAATTGCTCAACATGCTCTCGTTGTAAGACCTTACGCAGAAAGCGTTTAGCTGCTTGGGTGTCTCGCCTAGCTGTCAGTAAGAAGTCGAGCATGAAGCCTGATGAATCAATTGCTCGCCAAAGGTAATAGGAGCGACCTTTGATATCGATATACGTTTCGTCTAACTTCCATGAGTCGTTGGTGGAGCGAAGATGGCGGCGGCAGCGTGCATCAAGTTCAGGGCTATAGCGCTGAACCCATCGATAGATGGTGGTGTGGTCAACTGAAACACCCCGCTCAGCTAGCATTTCAGCAACGTCCCGATAGCTCAGTCGATACCGAAGATACCAGCGCACTGCCCACAGAATGATGCAGGGTGGATATTGGCGATATTTGAAAGGGCGATCAACAGGCATAACTGGAAGCTAGGAGTGGCAAGGCTCCTAGCCTACCATCTCCAGCTCCAATCCTTGCAACAGAACCCTCGCCTTCCGTCTCAGCGCAGCCGTCAAGATATCTGCGATATACCGACCGCATACCCTTCGCTCACAAGCTGTAGGCCAACTGACTCCCCTGCCTCTGCTACCGTCCGGCCATAGCGATCGCCCGTAATCTCCCGCAGTGCGATCGTTTGGCCGATAGGGTGCAATTGCTTGAGCCGTTGCGTTGCCGCATGATACTGAGCTGGTGAGATTACATCCTCCCCACCCACCCTGTGGAATCATTCCACAGGCAAACATCACAAAGGGACAACCCTAAGACTGTCCCTTGTTTTTTATGGATTGAGTTATGTGATTGTTCGCAGCCTAAAGACAAGGCATTACCAACCAGTGCCACCCCCGCTGTTTGTCTTGGGTCTTGCTTTGTTCACCTTGAGGTCGCGTCCCATCCACTCAGCTCCATCAAGAGCTTCGATGGCAGCTTCCTCTTCGGCATCTTTGCTCATCTCAACGAACCCAAAACCTCTGGGGCGTCCGGTTTCACGATCGGTCGGGAGCTTGACGCTTTTGACAGTACCGTATTCGGCAAAAGCACCGCTTAAGTCTGCATCGGTGACATCGTAGGAGAGATTGCCGACGTAAATTGACATAGATTGTTGTCCAGAAAATGAAAGTAAAATCGCAAAGCCTTGAAAAGACAATGCTTTGGTATTCTAGCGGCATCCATATGGAGCTACCCATCCGCTTTGTGAATTAGAACAATCACGATGAGTTTGATTGCTTGCCTTGAATCTCTTCAAGCACAAACATCGCCGCCCGTTGCTTGGTTAACTTCTTTTTCCCTGAGATCGCAATCCCCTCAATTCCTTCCCCTAAGAATTCCATAAAACATATACACCGATACCCTTCTTCAACTTCCTCGAACTCAAAGGTCGGTAACTCCCAGTCCATGAGCTGACAGATCTCGACCAACCGCCCCACATGATT
This portion of the Acaryochloris thomasi RCC1774 genome encodes:
- a CDS encoding SDR family oxidoreductase, whose product is MSLQGQNIVIVGGSSGIGFETARLALQQGANVTIAGRSEEKLEKAKFHLIGNVWTVVADVTDETSVNQIFERLDQIDHVFIPAGGLSMGKILDTDPDEFRQGLEERIFGALYVVRAAVPKMPKHGSITLISGVRADRPIPGTTMTTVGVAAAEALTRSLALELAPIRVNAVAPGWTDTPLVSNVLGDNYDAVIRSVSEKIPVKRIGKSEEVAEAVIMLMNNGFINGEVLHIDGGERHVSAA
- a CDS encoding SDR family oxidoreductase; protein product: MFLITGATGNNGQEIVKQLVAAGQCVRILVRDPQKAADLQALGVEIATGDLDHPDTLDRAFESIEKALLLPANSLQQVEQEQNFIDAAKRADTMHIVKFSAAGADRNSPIQILNWHGQAEQYLEQSGIPFTHLRPVFFMQNLLQFAAPTQNEIYLPFGDATVAMVDIRDIAAVVVKALIEPEHEGKAYTITGAEALTMHQAVDRISQVRGRPLHYVAVTAEGFKQGLLQWGQPEWLAGALSDLLASVAEGRQSAVTTAIADVAQKQPISFAQFTQDYASAFKG
- a CDS encoding NmrA family NAD(P)-binding protein is translated as MTKIDKTKPIVLVLGSTGQVGKLIVEALSYDKEVRVRVTSRRSEQVEALRQRGQDAVYLDLDDPHTFAGALAGVDRLFLLTGYTVAMLVQSKTLIDAAKKAGVQHIVHLGIFGEWDCTDPHFAWHQMIERYIVASGMAWTHLHPNYFMENLLGIAPLKDGVFSMFCGDRRLGMVALKDVAAVAGTILREGSTKFAGKDYWMSTVALNGAEAAVILSKVLQQEIHCDYKQPEDLGDLLMSGDIPVEPNYAEASVEFMRQVMDGRMGYIGSVRDDVQFVTGKPSTSFEQWAIENRDRLIPNK
- a CDS encoding IS110 family transposase; this translates as MKILAIDLGKFKSVSCLLDTENNQTEFQTIPTLRWAFEQLLNTTHPHQVVFETSAVSGWVHDLCQSLGYRVLVANPNADAWQWRNVKRKTDKDDALKLAKLSALDQIQSVHMPTPAARQYKRLVKFRKTIVRQINQLKNGIRALFCAQGMTMLTGAKAWTLEGLAKLEKHRKSLSECNMEELWRGELDVDLTLLNTLSEQLNQLEKYLTQRAKQEERVQLLMSIPGVGRCLAEVIVTCLDDPHRFQNARQVSSYAGLVPRQHQSGQTNRLGKISKRGSRLLRSTLVEAAWLSLQYNPWAVEIFNRISGGQKTRRKTAIVAVARKLLVRCWAMLRHNQPWNPMLMQQLVEKAA
- a CDS encoding sulfotransferase domain-containing protein — its product is MNKLLVIALRIFRYVTYGPTDIYVVSYPKSGRTWLQSLIRKYLSLKYDLPEIEILSPKLLTKGIGLPRIKFTHDETHFSALLKYDKLSTSKRKFHGKKVLLIKRNIKDTLVSSYFHTTKRSKDFEGTISEFIRSDEFGVLKILKFYDIWLQNQDRPRTYISIQYEDLHTAPKDTLMKVLSFLGELNISEEYVDRSIEYCSFKNLNKLESKNKLKTAVLGQANTKDPDSFLIRKGKVGGHLDYLSQEDIEFIDKTIDQGMEAQQY
- a CDS encoding IS6 family transposase — its product is MPVDRPFKYRQYPPCIILWAVRWYLRYRLSYRDVAEMLAERGVSVDHTTIYRWVQRYSPELDARCRRHLRSTNDSWKLDETYIDIKGRSYYLWRAIDSSGFMLDFLLTARRDTQAAKRFLRKVLQREHVEQFPRVINTDKYVVYPRAIEELQESGELSEECEHRPVKYLNNLLEQDHRFVKLRVKAGLGFQDFWSAKRTIRGYETMNAIRKGQIVGVEKGDIRSQNHFICDIFGVAV
- a CDS encoding RNA recognition motif domain-containing protein yields the protein MSIYVGNLSYDVTDADLSGAFAEYGTVKSVKLPTDRETGRPRGFGFVEMSKDAEEEAAIEALDGAEWMGRDLKVNKARPKTNSGGGTGW